One Leptolyngbya sp. SIO1E4 genomic window, ATATATCACTGCCTTCCTGATAGTAGTGTGTAATGTAGTTGGGGATTTCGTTGGGGATTTCGTTGGGGATTTCCTGCATCTAATTTCAGGACTCTCTACAAGACTGGTAACTCTATATTGTGCGCTGCTCTATAGAGTGATAAACCGCATCTAAATTGAAAATATGTATTTGCTTTTCATGGCGTAACCCTGCTTTTTCCATCACTCTTCTGGAAGCAATATTGTCAGGCAGTGCTAATGCAATGATCCTGTCTAAGTTAGCGACATCAAACCCGTATGCAATAGAAGCTTTGACAGCTTGAGTGGTAATTCCTCTGCCCCAATACGCTTTAGCTAAACCGTAAAGAACTTCAACGTCATCTAGCTCAGCTAAGTAACGCAAACCGCAATAGCCAAC contains:
- a CDS encoding GNAT family N-acetyltransferase, encoding MVSFTELTALLPNGFTMRPIQSADLNALATIWADPEVTRFLPSRGTPISREKVEKSIRSFVEHWQQRRYGIWTILENASSQMVGYCGLRYLAELDDVEVLYGLAKAYWGRGITTQAVKASIAYGFDVANLDRIIALALPDNIASRRVMEKAGLRHEKQIHIFNLDAVYHSIEQRTI